The Raphanus sativus cultivar WK10039 chromosome 2, ASM80110v3, whole genome shotgun sequence genome includes a region encoding these proteins:
- the LOC108843365 gene encoding anaphase-promoting complex subunit 13 isoform X1: MKIRKKKKIKLPTATVTALLFFCSIVVSTSYHLALNSPMAEISLGMLIDIVDEEWMRDTLPDDDLPLPPVLAVRTDDTEETNQETQQPDREVWHDLALDTQ, translated from the exons ATgaaaattagaaagaaaaaaaaaatcaaacttccTACTGCTACTGTTACTGcgctgctttttttttgttccatcGTCGTCTCTACCAG TTATCATCTGGCTTTGAATAGTCCAATGGCAGAAATAAGTCTTGGTATGCTTATAGACATTGTGGATGAAGAGTGGATGAGGGACACTCTCCCTGATGATG ATCTCCCATTGCCTCCAGTGCTTGCTGTTAGGACTGATGATACTGAAGAAACTA ATCAAGAAACTCAGCAGCCAGATAGAGAAGTTTGGCACGATCTTGCACTCGATACACAGTAG
- the LOC108843691 gene encoding uncharacterized protein LOC108843691, translating into MVSFAFVAGFLLGILSLLAAEAAAFLYLINRLNRKINLQESNTTSSVPPKSIDFNLSKQGVIWILESDESLRDWKKEKKKKKDLLEVHPVRKTASIKDHKLIISNADGTQTIVTLKGCSVEAVSGSELPTRKWAKRYPLKVESKGPDLYKKGNKVFYIFLETSWEKESWCKALRLAACNDQERATWPTKLKHDFQNYVASLDVAYPSSFTKQPSPGGFELESLDNNNKGGVKIDGPGPSSRVRLFLKKFSRKKVQDKKTSSSGSSGRSTPARKIPEETDVQDFSRSWSRGSSHVSDVDSEDKFFVADEGTLVCNLLISRLFFDVKLNTGIKHVVHERIQRVLSNMRLPSYIGDLVCRDVKIGNLPPCIHGARVLPVEMDGGVWAFELDVEYSGDAGLVVETRVDARAEDLQKGIKLQPSSSGDVPIDLLEGLAEFEKQLSVDDAQDVKTGDESKGSKAAPNNGSKWKSILKNIAEQVSQVPINLSIGVSSLRGTLRVHMKPPPSDQLWISFTTMPDIHFDLVSSVGDHKITNSHVATFLINRFKNGIRDVMVLPNCENITIPWMIAEKDDWVQRSVAPFMWLNQDDHESLEAKSKADKPPSSELANKTTTNVPKKPRTEEVPVAAPSAANAAAPLVESDRLMEEHKTPLLETSEKQDTIAREGDEEEATPVSVGSSSRSILSSEEEDDSKGKKMGRKERMFDFRKKVGEKFEEKKRHVEERSKQIVDKMRGP; encoded by the exons ATGGTTTCCTTTGCCTTCGTCGCTGGATTCTTGCTAGGGATCCTTTCCCTCTTAGCGGCGGAAGCTGCCGCCTTTCTGTACCTCATAAACCGATTGAATCGGAAGATAAACCTCCAAGAATCGAATACGACTAGCTCTGTTCCTCCAAAGTCTATTGATTTCAATCTCAGCAAACAG GGAGTGATTTGGATTCTTGAGTCTGATGAGAGTTTAAGGGAttggaagaaggagaagaagaagaagaaagacctCTTGGAGGTGCATCCAGTGAGGAAGACTGCTAGTATCAAAGACCACAAGCTCATCATCTCAAACGCAGATGGCACTCAGACGATTGTTACTTTGAAAGGTTGCTCCGTTGAGGCTGTTTCAGGGTCTGAACTCCCCACAAGGAAATG GGCTAAAAGATATCCTCTCAAAGTAGAAAGCAAAGGTCCAGACTTGTACAAGAAGGGAAACAAGGTGTTTTACATCTTCCTCGAGACATCTTGGGAGAAGGAGTCATGGTGTAAGGCTCTTCGTCTCGCTGCTTGCAATGATCAAGAAAGAGCCACCTGGCCTACCAAGTTGAAACACGATTTCCAGAACTACGTAGCTTCCCTTGATGTTGCGTATCCTTCTTCTTTTACAAAACAACCATCACCAGGTGGGTTTGAGTTGGAGTCATtggacaacaacaacaagggaGGGGTTAAAATAGATGGTCCTGGACCTTCATCGAGAGTTCGTTTGTTCTTGAAGAAATTCTCGAGAAAGAAAGTTCAAGACAAGAAGACTTCTTCATCAGGTAGCTCTGGAAGAAGCACCCCAGCGAGAAAGATTCCTGAGGAAACTGATGTGCAAGATTTCTCACGTTCTTGGAGCCGTGGCAGCAGTCATGTCTCTGATGTAGACTCGGAGGACAAGTTCTTTGTTGCTGATGAAGGAACTTTGGTCTGCAACTTGCTCATCTCTCGGCTGTTTTTTGATGTTAAACTGAACACAGGGATAAAGCATGTAGTCCACGAACGTATCCAGCGTGTGTTGTCCAACATGAGACTTCCCAGCTACATAGGTGATTTAGTCTGCCGTGATGTGAAGATTGGGAATCTCCCGCCTTGTATACATGGTGCAAGGGTTCTTCCAGTGGAGATGGATGGTGGTGTGTGGGCGTTTGAACTAGATGTTGAGTACAGTGGTGATGCGGGTCTAGTAGTTGAGACACGTGTTGATGCCAGAGCGGAAGATCTGCAGAAAGGGATAAAACTGCAGCCAAGTTCTTCTGGGGATGTTCCCATAGATCTCCTTGAAGGCCTTGCAGAGTTTGAAAAGCAGTTAAGTGTTGATGATGCTCAAGATGTGAAAACTGGAG ATGAATCTAAGGGATCAAAAGCAGCTCCAAACAATGGATCTAAGTGGAAGTCTATTCTGAAGAACATAGCTGAGCAAGTCTCTCAG GTTCCAATTAATTTGTCAATAGGAGTCTCCTCCCTTAGAGGGACACTGCGTGTACACATGAAGCCGCCTCCATCTGATCAACTATGGATTAGCTTCACAACCATGCCTGATATTCATTTCGACCTTGTCTCATCTGTTGGTGACCACAAAATCACAAACAGCCATGTTGCTACCTTCTTGATCAACCGGTTTAAG AACGGGATAAGAGATGTGATGGTGCTTCCCAACTGCGAAAACATAACCATTCCGTGGATGATAGCTGAAAAGGATGATTGGGTTCAACGCAGTGTTGCGCCGTTCATGTGGCTGAATCAAGATGATCATGAAAGCTTAGAAGCTAAATCTAAAGCTGACAAGCCGCCGAGTTCTGAACTAGCGAATAAAACTACTACCAACGTTCCCAAGAAGCCAAGAACTGAGGAAGTACCTGTAGCTGCTCCATCAGCAGCTAACGCTGCAGCTCCTTTGGTAGAAAGTGACAGATTAATGGAGGAACACAAGACTCCGCTGCTGGAAACAAGCGAAAAGCAGGATACTATAGCACGAGAAGGCGACGAAGAGGAGGCTACTCCGGTTAGTGTCGGGTCATCATCGAGGTCTATTTTGTCAAGTGAAGAGGAGGATGATTCCAAGGGAAAGAAAATGGGAAGAAAAGAGAGGATGTTTGATTTTAGGAAGAAGGTTGGAGAGAAGTTTGAAGAGAAGAAGCGTCATGTGGAGGAAAGAAGTAAACAGATTGTTGATAAGATGAGAGGACCTTGA
- the LOC108843365 gene encoding anaphase-promoting complex subunit 13 isoform X2: MAEISLGMLIDIVDEEWMRDTLPDDDLPLPPVLAVRTDDTEETNQETQQPDREVWHDLALDTQ, encoded by the exons ATGGCAGAAATAAGTCTTGGTATGCTTATAGACATTGTGGATGAAGAGTGGATGAGGGACACTCTCCCTGATGATG ATCTCCCATTGCCTCCAGTGCTTGCTGTTAGGACTGATGATACTGAAGAAACTA ATCAAGAAACTCAGCAGCCAGATAGAGAAGTTTGGCACGATCTTGCACTCGATACACAGTAG